One bacterium genomic region harbors:
- a CDS encoding T9SS type A sorting domain-containing protein, which translates to MSKCVSIIILGFTTSISAQWLETTIYVPDSLCGVIYPQAFAYNETNNKIYVGGWEGNSVVVIDGVSDSKIARIPVGLVIHALCWNSSNNKVYCANATNNTVTVIDGVTNSVITTIPVDVYPLALAYNSFNNMVYCANEQSNTITVIDGAGDSVITNIPTGTNPHQLVVNSTSNKIYCTNFYSNTISVIDGVTNSVISTITVGNRPTALVWNATNNKVYCTNKNSNTLTVIDGVGDSVMTNIAVGNGPDGLTWNITNNKVYSANRSSNTITVIDGAGDYVTTSIAVGSNPGFLVWNSTNNKVYCANENSDNVTVINCTTNTVIATITTGNGPLALVFNQINDKIYCANGVHDIVGAYDGLDITVIDGVTDSIITNIVVGCEPFAMAWNSTNNKVYCANCNSDIMTVIDGVTNSVIKNIIIDGPFEEIMPFGMVWNSTNNKIYCANYNHNTVTVIDCLADSVITNIPAGTGPWSLAWNLTNNKIYCSNGEGNTVTVIDATTDTVITSIAVGDYPCGLLWTAPNNKVYCTSYGNDNMIVIDCAGDSIIKNISIGRGHAALGWNSINGKVYCASFDSAYVTVIDGTTDTMIINIAVGSRPDIFVYNSINNKIYCGNTGDGTVSVIDGTGDAVIATIAAGEGITPLPLVWDSINNKIYCGNGDTTVIVIDGATDSVIANITVGKWPYGLAWNSIQNRIYVANYLSSNVSVIRDVVGIEEAYGFNVKRMMLKIFPNPFSSLTNISYYLENSSSVSLEIYNVAGQCMNTLVNEKQNAGTYKRVWEGRNDINEKLSQGVYFVRLTAGNHSYTEKIIMVK; encoded by the coding sequence ATGTCGAAATGTGTTTCAATAATCATACTCGGATTTACTACATCAATAAGTGCTCAATGGCTTGAAACAACCATCTATGTACCAGACTCACTCTGTGGAGTTATTTACCCACAGGCATTTGCCTATAATGAAACAAACAACAAAATTTACGTCGGCGGCTGGGAAGGTAATTCAGTAGTTGTCATTGATGGGGTGTCTGACTCTAAAATTGCCCGAATTCCTGTTGGCCTGGTTATTCATGCACTTTGCTGGAATTCAAGCAACAATAAGGTTTACTGCGCTAATGCAACCAACAATACTGTGACTGTAATTGATGGTGTAACAAACTCGGTGATAACAACCATCCCAGTGGACGTTTATCCATTGGCTCTCGCTTATAATTCATTCAATAATATGGTGTATTGTGCTAACGAACAGAGTAATACTATAACCGTGATTGACGGTGCTGGGGATTCGGTTATTACAAACATTCCGACGGGAACCAACCCCCATCAACTGGTTGTGAATTCAACCAGTAATAAAATCTATTGTACTAATTTTTACAGCAACACTATATCTGTGATTGACGGCGTAACAAACTCAGTGATAAGTACTATCACAGTAGGAAATCGACCCACTGCACTAGTTTGGAATGCAACTAATAACAAGGTCTATTGTACTAATAAGAATAGCAACACCCTGACCGTGATTGACGGTGTTGGGGATTCGGTTATGACAAATATCGCTGTAGGAAACGGCCCTGACGGTCTTACTTGGAATATAACAAACAATAAAGTTTATTCTGCAAACAGAAGTAGTAACACTATAACAGTAATTGATGGTGCCGGGGATTATGTCACAACGAGCATTGCAGTGGGCAGTAATCCTGGTTTCCTAGTTTGGAATTCCACTAATAACAAGGTCTATTGTGCAAATGAAAATAGTGATAATGTTACTGTAATCAATTGTACAACCAATACCGTTATCGCCACAATTACGACAGGAAATGGTCCTCTTGCCCTGGTTTTTAATCAAATCAATGATAAAATATATTGTGCTAATGGTGTGCATGATATTGTGGGTGCCTATGATGGCCTTGATATAACCGTGATTGACGGGGTAACGGATTCCATTATTACGAACATCGTTGTCGGATGCGAACCGTTCGCAATGGCCTGGAATTCCACCAACAACAAAGTTTACTGTGCGAATTGCAATAGCGATATCATGACAGTAATCGACGGTGTAACAAACTCCGTGATAAAAAATATAATAATAGATGGACCTTTTGAAGAAATAATGCCCTTTGGGATGGTTTGGAATTCCACCAATAACAAGATCTATTGCGCTAATTACAATCATAATACCGTGACCGTTATTGATTGTTTAGCAGACTCGGTGATCACTAATATCCCTGCTGGAACTGGCCCTTGGTCTCTGGCTTGGAATTTAACAAATAATAAGATCTATTGTAGCAATGGAGAAGGCAACACCGTGACCGTGATTGATGCGACTACTGATACCGTGATAACAAGCATTGCTGTGGGAGATTATCCCTGTGGTTTGCTCTGGACTGCACCTAATAACAAAGTTTATTGCACTAGTTATGGGAACGACAATATGATTGTTATTGATTGTGCCGGGGATTCTATAATTAAAAACATCAGTATAGGGAGAGGTCATGCGGCTCTGGGCTGGAATTCAATCAACGGCAAAGTTTATTGCGCCAGTTTTGACAGCGCTTATGTTACCGTAATTGATGGCACCACCGATACGATGATAATAAATATTGCAGTAGGGAGTAGACCTGATATTTTTGTATACAATTCCATAAATAATAAAATTTATTGCGGTAATACCGGGGATGGCACGGTGTCTGTCATTGATGGCACAGGAGACGCAGTAATTGCGACTATTGCGGCCGGCGAAGGGATAACACCCCTTCCTCTAGTCTGGGATTCGATTAATAACAAGATTTATTGTGGTAACGGCGATACAACGGTAATTGTAATCGATGGCGCAACAGACTCCGTGATAGCAAACATCACCGTGGGAAAATGGCCATACGGTTTGGCCTGGAACTCCATACAGAATAGAATATATGTGGCGAATTATCTCAGTTCCAACGTATCAGTGATTAGAGACGTCGTCGGAATTGAAGAAGCCTATGGATTCAATGTGAAACGCATGATGCTCAAAATCTTTCCAAATCCCTTTTCTTCATTGACCAACATCTCATATTATCTTGAAAACTCCTCCAGTGTTTCACTCGAAATCTATAATGTCGCGGGTCAGTGCATGAACACGCTTGTCAATGAGAAACAGAATGCTGGTACTTATAAAAGAGTTTGGGAGGGTCGTAATGATATAAATGAAAAACTATCACAAGGTGTTTATTTTGTTCGATTAACAGCTGGAAATCATTCTTATACAGAAAAAATTATTATGGTAAAATAA
- a CDS encoding 4Fe-4S binding protein, translated as MSTPESALPENIYERLIDALDALPNGFPRTRSRVEIQLLHKLFAPDEALIASLMSRHEETPDVIAQRAGLPAAEVKAILITMAKRGLLWCAKRGREMKFRLAPFIVGIYEAQMEVLDQEFALLFEEYMSTGGAVGIMRPSPALHRVVPTQGTIKTDWILPYEDVKAILLEGRVFSVRDCICRVQQDLLGKRRCKHELASCLSFTKMERPPRAGDIPIEQALKILNDAETAGLVHTVSNVVEGVFYICNCCGCCCGILRGITDFGIETSVARSNYYAVIDQESCTGCMLCSQRCQVHAIAEPPSGEPVVIDSVKCIGCGLCVSACATESIRLERKKDAQAVHPPKDFAAWEMARLKDRGLPE; from the coding sequence ATGAGCACTCCCGAATCCGCTTTACCGGAAAATATTTACGAGCGGCTGATCGATGCCCTTGACGCCCTGCCCAATGGGTTCCCGAGGACCCGGTCGAGGGTAGAAATACAACTGCTCCACAAGCTCTTTGCGCCGGACGAAGCGCTGATCGCGTCCCTGATGTCTCGGCACGAAGAAACGCCGGATGTGATCGCCCAAAGGGCAGGTCTGCCAGCTGCTGAAGTAAAAGCAATACTCATCACCATGGCAAAACGCGGGCTATTATGGTGTGCCAAGCGGGGCCGGGAAATGAAGTTCCGGCTCGCGCCCTTCATCGTCGGCATTTACGAAGCCCAAATGGAAGTACTGGACCAGGAATTTGCTCTACTTTTTGAAGAATACATGAGCACGGGCGGCGCCGTCGGCATCATGCGGCCGTCGCCGGCCCTGCACCGGGTCGTGCCTACCCAGGGCACGATCAAAACCGACTGGATCCTGCCGTATGAGGACGTCAAGGCAATCCTGCTCGAAGGCAGGGTTTTCAGCGTGCGCGACTGCATATGCCGCGTGCAGCAGGACCTGCTGGGCAAGCGCCGGTGCAAGCATGAGCTCGCAAGCTGCCTTAGTTTCACGAAGATGGAACGCCCGCCTCGTGCCGGTGACATACCCATCGAGCAGGCTTTAAAGATCCTGAATGACGCCGAGACCGCCGGGCTGGTGCACACGGTCAGTAACGTCGTTGAAGGAGTTTTTTATATCTGTAATTGCTGCGGCTGCTGCTGCGGTATCCTGCGCGGCATCACAGACTTCGGCATCGAGACCTCGGTCGCGCGGTCAAATTACTACGCGGTCATTGATCAAGAATCCTGCACCGGCTGCATGCTGTGCAGCCAGCGATGCCAGGTCCATGCCATTGCCGAACCGCCATCGGGTGAACCCGTGGTCATTGACAGTGTTAAATGCATCGGCTGCGGGTTATGCGTTAGTGCCTGCGCGACGGAATCGATCCGGCTGGAGCGCAAAAAAGACGCTCAGGCGGTTCATCCGCCAAAGGATTTCGCCGCCTGGGAAATGGCTCGCCTTAAGGATCGCGGTCTGCCTGAATAA
- a CDS encoding M14 family zinc carboxypeptidase — protein MKIIAWFLCLTALVAGAFAGDIRMEVRVYYSNADQLYRDMGELFGRLDVCTVQQAKTGEYYLVINATRDELERIKARGFRTEITYDDIADKFWEMAGTRDRQILRSFGYFYTYWEVRDTLQYLAGLYPGISRYYSAGNSYQGLSMIAFKISDNPLVDEGEPAVCINGASHAREPMGTYLCVDFIKYLLSNYGTDSTITWLVNNREIYFIPVMNPDGYRYNSDSGGSTANWRKNRRVVQSPNVGIDLNRNYGYKWGYDNYGSSSNPSSETYRGPSRFSEPETQVARDYFLPKKIRTQMDYHSYGPYNLCVWGYSGSAEPIPDSIMQWEILDSMRAKDGFPANATGPIYRVLYAANGGSCEWEVKDTLHNGVQKFMTYAYSIETDQNDFWDGVSNMTTITDNINQCRPVNYYFTRIAGVFFDNLKKTVADTVLGNMTGQLDPNETSHIWFSLKNRAVHPLDSAYNVNAQLVSLDSQVTVQSASATFPVIRRNSTGNNSGSRFIIYCSPNAIPGTIKRLRLVMTFKDDTCTITQALVCSLVVGSSPVAVNEQRSANPARLMLSIVNNPASGSVRFDASPAPSPQAVLEIYDAAGMMVASVTGRRLVWNGTSRGGLPVQSGVYFYRYRDYAGQSKGKFVFVR, from the coding sequence ATGAAAATAATTGCCTGGTTTTTGTGTCTTACCGCCCTGGTCGCAGGCGCTTTTGCCGGCGATATCCGGATGGAAGTAAGAGTCTACTATTCCAACGCCGATCAGCTTTACCGGGATATGGGAGAACTTTTCGGAAGGCTGGATGTCTGTACAGTGCAACAGGCAAAGACAGGCGAATACTACCTTGTCATCAATGCCACAAGGGATGAACTCGAGCGGATAAAAGCGCGGGGGTTCAGAACCGAGATAACGTATGACGACATCGCCGATAAATTCTGGGAAATGGCCGGTACGCGTGACCGGCAGATCCTGCGCAGTTTCGGTTATTTTTACACATACTGGGAGGTGCGTGATACCCTGCAATACCTGGCTGGCCTGTATCCAGGCATCAGCAGGTATTACAGCGCGGGCAATTCCTACCAGGGATTGAGCATGATCGCCTTTAAAATATCGGATAATCCCCTGGTCGACGAGGGCGAACCCGCGGTATGCATTAACGGCGCCAGTCACGCGCGCGAACCCATGGGAACTTATCTTTGCGTGGACTTCATAAAATACCTGCTCTCCAATTACGGTACCGACTCGACGATCACCTGGCTGGTCAACAACCGCGAGATCTATTTCATTCCGGTGATGAACCCGGACGGATACCGTTATAATTCGGATTCGGGCGGTTCGACAGCCAACTGGCGGAAGAACCGCCGGGTCGTGCAATCGCCGAATGTCGGCATCGATCTCAACCGCAATTACGGCTATAAATGGGGATATGATAATTATGGTTCAAGCTCGAACCCCTCCAGCGAAACATATCGTGGTCCTTCCCGGTTTTCCGAGCCGGAGACCCAGGTCGCCCGCGACTATTTCCTGCCCAAAAAGATCCGGACCCAGATGGATTACCACTCTTACGGGCCCTACAACCTCTGCGTCTGGGGGTACAGCGGTTCTGCCGAACCGATCCCGGATTCGATCATGCAATGGGAGATCCTGGATTCCATGCGCGCAAAGGACGGCTTCCCGGCGAACGCGACCGGTCCCATTTATCGCGTTTTATACGCGGCAAACGGCGGCAGCTGTGAATGGGAAGTGAAAGACACGCTGCACAACGGCGTCCAGAAATTCATGACGTATGCTTATTCGATCGAAACCGACCAGAATGACTTCTGGGACGGTGTATCCAACATGACCACGATCACCGACAATATCAACCAGTGCCGGCCGGTAAATTACTATTTCACCAGGATCGCCGGCGTGTTCTTTGACAACCTCAAAAAAACCGTCGCGGATACGGTCCTGGGCAATATGACCGGGCAGCTGGATCCCAACGAAACGTCGCATATATGGTTCAGCTTGAAGAACCGCGCGGTCCATCCGCTCGATTCGGCCTATAATGTCAACGCGCAGCTGGTTTCCCTGGATTCGCAGGTTACGGTCCAGAGCGCCAGCGCGACGTTCCCTGTCATCCGCAGGAACAGCACGGGTAATAACAGCGGCTCCCGGTTCATCATTTATTGCAGTCCGAACGCGATACCAGGAACGATAAAACGTCTGAGGCTGGTCATGACCTTCAAGGATGATACGTGCACCATAACCCAGGCGCTGGTATGCTCGCTGGTGGTCGGCAGCAGCCCGGTGGCCGTCAATGAACAAAGATCGGCGAATCCTGCGCGTTTAATGCTGTCGATCGTGAACAACCCGGCTTCCGGCAGCGTGCGGTTCGACGCGTCGCCGGCTCCGAGCCCGCAAGCCGTGCTCGAGATCTACGACGCGGCGGGCATGATGGTCGCGAGCGTCACCGGCAGACGACTCGTCTGGAACGGTACTTCGCGGGGCGGGCTGCCGGTTCAGTCCGGCGTGTATTTCTACCGGTATCGGGACTATGCGGGACAGAGTAAAGGGAAATTCGTGTTTGTGAGATAA
- a CDS encoding cold-shock protein, with the protein MPLGTVKWFDSKKGYGFIQKEDGSGDVFAHFQDIIGDGYRTLREGEKVKFEITSSPKGEKATKIERV; encoded by the coding sequence ATGCCATTGGGTACTGTAAAGTGGTTTGATAGCAAAAAGGGCTACGGCTTTATCCAAAAAGAGGATGGTTCTGGCGATGTGTTCGCACATTTTCAGGATATCATCGGTGATGGATACCGTACGCTGCGCGAAGGCGAAAAGGTGAAGTTCGAGATCACCTCTTCGCCCAAGGGCGAAAAAGCCACAAAGATCGAACGCGTTTAG
- a CDS encoding HD domain-containing phosphohydrolase, whose product MTKSLDNSPSFNSEFASLSTQRLIVREISQLLLKIKDERLFLNEVCAIITHYDSAQYVWIGLIEEFEKEQKIKFVAQAGIEHTLTKDILLLCADLDKQRGPGHTAIQTMKPLVLNEPDVGDRGESGQPVFWSRIILPLIDHENVIGLLNIGSTRPNAFGDDEIDFLTEIAGDIVIGYRVLRLETDLKQSVVSAGKTLENTIDALTLILSKRDPYTASHQKRVSKLAYAIAKKLGLSEGILEGIRVAGALHDIGKVYVPAEILSKPSKLTEGEFNIMKTHPQVSYDIIKSIDFPWPVAPAVLQHHERMNGSGYPHGLSGGMIAFGARILAVADVVEAMSSHRPYRPALGIEKALAEIKQNKGDLYDPEVAEACLSLFKQEGYVIDGSETV is encoded by the coding sequence ATGACAAAGTCTTTGGATAATTCACCTTCGTTTAATTCTGAATTTGCCAGCCTGTCAACGCAGAGGCTGATCGTCCGGGAAATCAGCCAGCTGTTATTGAAGATCAAAGACGAAAGGTTGTTTTTGAACGAAGTATGCGCCATCATTACTCACTACGATTCTGCCCAGTATGTGTGGATAGGTCTTATAGAGGAATTTGAAAAAGAGCAGAAGATCAAGTTCGTAGCGCAAGCCGGCATTGAGCATACGCTCACCAAAGATATTTTGCTGCTGTGCGCCGACCTGGACAAGCAGCGCGGCCCGGGTCACACGGCGATCCAGACCATGAAACCATTAGTGCTCAATGAGCCGGATGTAGGCGACCGCGGCGAGAGTGGGCAGCCGGTTTTTTGGTCGCGGATCATACTGCCGCTGATCGATCATGAAAATGTGATCGGCTTATTAAATATCGGTTCCACGCGTCCGAATGCATTCGGCGACGATGAGATCGATTTTCTGACCGAAATCGCGGGCGATATCGTCATCGGTTACCGGGTGCTGCGTCTGGAAACCGATCTCAAGCAAAGTGTTGTCAGCGCGGGGAAAACGCTGGAAAACACGATCGATGCCCTAACCCTGATTTTAAGCAAAAGGGATCCGTATACCGCAAGCCATCAAAAACGAGTAAGCAAACTGGCATATGCCATTGCCAAAAAACTCGGTCTTTCAGAAGGAATATTGGAAGGTATCCGCGTCGCCGGGGCACTGCACGATATTGGAAAAGTATATGTGCCGGCAGAGATTTTGAGCAAACCATCCAAGCTGACTGAAGGCGAATTCAATATAATGAAAACTCACCCCCAGGTTAGTTATGATATCATAAAGTCCATAGATTTCCCATGGCCGGTGGCGCCGGCGGTGTTGCAGCACCATGAACGCATGAACGGATCGGGCTATCCGCATGGATTGTCCGGAGGAATGATCGCCTTCGGCGCCAGAATACTAGCCGTTGCCGACGTGGTCGAAGCAATGTCATCCCATCGTCCCTACCGTCCGGCGCTGGGTATTGAAAAAGCCCTGGCTGAGATAAAGCAGAATAAAGGGGATCTTTATGACCCGGAAGTGGCTGAGGCATGTCTGAGTCTATTTAAGCAGGAAGGTTATGTGATCGATGGGTCTGAGACAGTCTAG